Proteins from a genomic interval of Streptomyces sp. Tu6071:
- a CDS encoding FMN reductase, producing the protein MKLVVVSAGLSVPSSTRLLADRLAEAVRVAVAGKEPDEPVETEIIELRDHAKDIANTFVTGFPPPKLEEALEHVTRADGLIAVTPIFSASYSGLFKSFFDVLDQDALTGKPVLIAATGGSPRHSLALEHALRPLFAYLRAVVVPTGVYAASEDWGGEGAADGPLASRMSRAAGELASLTCGTGSRPGPPRDAFEEVVPFAEQLAALRGEE; encoded by the coding sequence ATGAAACTCGTCGTCGTCTCAGCGGGCCTCAGCGTCCCCTCGTCCACCCGGCTGCTCGCCGACCGCCTCGCCGAGGCGGTACGCGTCGCGGTCGCGGGGAAGGAGCCGGACGAGCCGGTCGAGACCGAGATCATCGAACTGCGCGACCACGCCAAGGACATCGCGAACACCTTCGTGACGGGCTTCCCGCCGCCGAAGCTCGAAGAGGCCCTGGAGCACGTGACCCGCGCGGACGGCCTGATCGCCGTGACGCCGATCTTCTCCGCCTCGTACAGCGGCCTGTTCAAGTCGTTCTTCGACGTGCTCGACCAGGACGCCCTGACCGGCAAACCGGTCCTGATCGCGGCGACGGGCGGCTCCCCGCGCCACTCCCTCGCCCTGGAACACGCCCTGCGCCCGCTCTTCGCCTACCTCCGCGCGGTCGTCGTCCCGACCGGCGTCTACGCGGCCTCGGAGGACTGGGGCGGCGAGGGCGCGGCGGACGGCCCGCTCGCGAGCCGCATGTCCCGGGCGGCGGGCGAGCTGGCGTCCCTGACCTGCGGCACGGGCAGCAGGCCGGGCCCGCCCCGGGACGCCTTCGAGGAGGTCGTGCCCTTCGCGGAGCAGCTCGCGGCGCTGCGCGGCGAGGAGTAG
- a CDS encoding LLM class flavin-dependent oxidoreductase, translated as MQFGIFSVGDVTADPTNGRTPSEAERIKAMVAIARKAEEVGLDVFATGEHHNPPFVPSSPTTMLGYLAAKTEHLVLSTSTTLITTNDPVKIAEDFAMLQHLADGRMDLMLGRGNTGPVYPWFGKDIREGIPLAIENYALLHKLWHEDVVNWAGKFRTPLESFTSTPRPLDGVAPFVWHGSIRSPEIAEEAAYYGDGFFHNNIFWPMTHTKRMVRLYRNRYAHYGHGTEAQAIVGLGGQVFMRKNSQDAVREFRPYFDNAPVYGHGPTLEEFTAQTPLTVGSPQQVIERTLSFRDDIGDYQRQLFLMDHAGLPLKTVLEQLDILGEEVVPVLREEFAKGRPAEVPDAPTHAARLAAAQSPEGANA; from the coding sequence ATGCAGTTCGGCATCTTCAGCGTGGGTGACGTCACCGCCGACCCCACGAACGGCCGTACGCCGAGCGAGGCGGAGCGGATCAAGGCGATGGTCGCCATCGCCCGGAAGGCCGAGGAGGTCGGGCTCGACGTCTTCGCGACCGGCGAGCACCACAACCCGCCCTTCGTGCCGTCCTCGCCGACCACGATGCTCGGCTACCTCGCGGCGAAGACGGAGCACCTCGTCCTCTCCACCTCCACGACGCTCATCACCACCAACGACCCGGTGAAGATCGCCGAGGACTTCGCGATGCTCCAGCACCTCGCGGACGGCCGCATGGACCTCATGCTCGGGCGCGGCAACACGGGCCCGGTCTACCCGTGGTTCGGCAAGGACATCCGCGAGGGCATCCCGCTCGCGATCGAGAACTACGCGCTGCTGCACAAGCTGTGGCACGAGGACGTCGTGAACTGGGCGGGCAAGTTCCGCACCCCGCTCGAATCCTTCACCTCGACCCCGCGCCCGCTCGACGGCGTCGCGCCCTTCGTGTGGCACGGCTCGATCCGCTCGCCGGAGATCGCCGAGGAGGCCGCGTACTACGGCGACGGCTTCTTCCACAACAACATCTTCTGGCCGATGACCCACACCAAGCGCATGGTGCGCCTCTACCGCAACCGGTACGCGCACTACGGCCACGGCACCGAGGCGCAGGCGATCGTGGGGCTCGGCGGGCAGGTGTTCATGCGGAAGAACTCGCAGGACGCCGTACGGGAGTTCCGCCCCTACTTCGACAACGCGCCCGTCTACGGGCACGGCCCCACGCTGGAGGAGTTCACCGCGCAGACCCCGCTCACCGTCGGCTCGCCGCAGCAGGTCATCGAGCGCACGCTCTCCTTCCGCGACGACATCGGCGACTACCAGCGGCAGCTCTTCCTCATGGACCACGCGGGGCTCCCGCTCAAGACGGTCCTCGAACAGCTCGACATCCTCGGCGAGGAGGTCGTGCCCGTCCTGCGGGAGGAGTTCGCCAAGGGCCGCCCGGCGGAGGTGCCGGACGCGCCGACCCACGCCGCGCGGCTGGCCGCGGCCCAGAGCCCGGAAGGAGCGAACGCCTGA
- a CDS encoding GNAT family N-acetyltransferase translates to MHDLPLAARLTRFRASVARRQAPRVAEVPGGLAVLDDEFPLSHEHNQLLLTEPKLAPDDLPALADELFAHLPHRRLALLDGTLTAAYADVLTRAGYAREDEVVMVHEGPVPAPAASVREVGAAELAGPYGRRLRAWMPEAGPEVLRQLVARRPRRLAGADDVRFLASYAENGEIASWADLYLDRAAGIAQTEDVVTAEAHLGHGHGGAVLATALHLAAGAGCRTRFLVADAADWPREWYGRRGYRVVGASSGFVRTG, encoded by the coding sequence GTGCACGACCTCCCCCTCGCCGCGCGCCTCACCCGCTTCCGCGCCTCCGTCGCCCGCCGTCAGGCGCCCCGTGTCGCCGAGGTCCCCGGCGGCCTCGCCGTCCTCGACGACGAGTTCCCGCTCTCGCACGAGCACAACCAGCTCCTCCTCACGGAGCCGAAGCTCGCCCCCGACGACCTCCCCGCGCTCGCCGACGAACTCTTCGCCCACCTCCCGCACCGCCGCCTCGCCCTCCTCGACGGCACCCTCACCGCCGCGTACGCGGACGTCCTGACGCGCGCCGGCTACGCGCGCGAGGACGAGGTCGTCATGGTCCACGAGGGCCCGGTCCCCGCGCCCGCCGCTTCGGTGCGCGAGGTCGGCGCCGCCGAGCTGGCGGGCCCGTACGGACGGCGGCTGCGCGCGTGGATGCCCGAGGCGGGGCCCGAGGTGCTCCGCCAGCTCGTCGCGCGCAGGCCGCGCAGGCTCGCCGGGGCCGACGACGTGCGCTTTCTCGCCTCGTACGCGGAGAACGGCGAGATCGCCTCCTGGGCGGACCTCTACCTCGACCGGGCCGCCGGGATCGCGCAGACCGAGGACGTCGTGACCGCCGAGGCGCACCTCGGGCACGGCCACGGCGGCGCGGTGCTCGCGACCGCCCTGCACCTCGCCGCCGGGGCGGGCTGCCGCACCCGCTTCCTCGTCGCGGACGCGGCGGACTGGCCGCGCGAGTGGTACGGGCGACGGGGGTACCGGGTGGTGGGGGCGAGCAGCGGGTTCGTCCGCACGGGCTGA
- a CDS encoding YnfA family protein, giving the protein MSVLKSLVLFVLAAVFEIGGAWLVWQGVREHKGWIWIGAGIIALGLYGFAATLQPDGEFGRVLAAYGGVFVAGSIAWGAVADGYRPDRYDVTGALICLAGMAVIMYAPRGR; this is encoded by the coding sequence GTGAGCGTCCTGAAATCTCTCGTCCTCTTCGTCCTCGCCGCCGTCTTCGAGATCGGCGGCGCCTGGCTCGTCTGGCAAGGCGTGCGCGAGCACAAGGGCTGGATCTGGATCGGCGCGGGGATCATCGCCCTCGGCCTGTACGGCTTCGCCGCCACGCTCCAGCCCGACGGCGAGTTCGGCCGCGTCCTCGCCGCGTACGGCGGCGTCTTCGTCGCCGGGTCGATCGCCTGGGGCGCCGTGGCCGACGGCTACCGCCCCGACCGCTACGACGTCACGGGCGCGCTCATCTGCCTGGCGGGGATGGCCGTGATCATGTACGCGCCTCGCGGCCGATGA
- a CDS encoding SDR family NAD(P)-dependent oxidoreductase, with protein sequence MTAAPRTAVVTGASGGIGAASAERLAEAGFRVVLTARRADRVEALAAKLREAGHQAEAYALDVTDRAAVDAFARTLGEAHVLVNNAGGALGADPVASGDPDEWRQMYEVNVLGTLHVTQALLPALTASGDGTVVVLTSTAGHGTYEGGAGYVAAKHAEHVLAETLRLEIVGTPVRVIEIAPGMVRTEGFALTRFHGDEQKAANVYKGVAEPLTAEDIADTVAFAVTRPSHVNIDLLVVRPRAQASNTKVHRES encoded by the coding sequence ATGACCGCCGCCCCCCGTACCGCCGTCGTCACCGGAGCCAGCGGGGGCATCGGTGCCGCGAGCGCCGAACGGCTCGCCGAGGCCGGTTTCCGCGTCGTCCTGACCGCGCGCCGCGCGGACCGCGTCGAGGCGCTCGCCGCGAAGCTGCGTGAGGCGGGCCACCAGGCCGAGGCGTACGCGCTCGACGTCACGGACCGTGCCGCCGTGGACGCCTTCGCCCGCACGCTCGGCGAGGCGCACGTCCTCGTCAACAACGCGGGCGGCGCGCTCGGCGCCGACCCGGTCGCGAGCGGCGACCCGGACGAGTGGCGGCAGATGTACGAGGTCAACGTCCTCGGCACGCTGCACGTGACGCAGGCCCTGCTCCCCGCGCTCACGGCGAGCGGCGACGGCACCGTCGTCGTGCTCACCTCGACGGCCGGGCACGGCACGTACGAGGGCGGCGCGGGGTACGTCGCGGCGAAGCACGCGGAGCACGTGCTCGCCGAGACGCTGCGCCTGGAGATCGTGGGGACCCCGGTGCGCGTCATCGAGATCGCGCCCGGCATGGTCCGCACCGAGGGCTTCGCCCTCACCCGCTTCCACGGCGACGAGCAGAAGGCCGCGAACGTCTACAAGGGCGTCGCCGAGCCGCTGACCGCCGAGGACATCGCGGACACCGTCGCCTTCGCGGTGACGCGGCCGAGCCACGTGAACATCGACCTGCTCGTCGTACGGCCCCGCGCCCAAGCCAGCAACACGAAGGTGCACCGTGAATCCTGA
- a CDS encoding RtcB family protein, with product MPYTELPGARVPIRMWADPAEVDPGALDQLRNTATLPWIAGLAVMPDVHYGKGATVGSVIAMRDAVCPAAVGVDIGCGMSAVRTSLTANDLPGDLSHLRARIEQAIPVGRGMHASPVDPGRLHGFPTAGWEDFWSRFGTVAEAVRFRRERAGQQMGTLGSGNHMIEFCLDSEDQVWLMLHSGSRNIGKELAEHHIGIAQALPHNQGLVDRDLAVFLARTPQMAAYRNDLYWAQEYAKHNRAVMMGLFKDVVRKEFKKAKPVFEQEISCHHNYVAEERYEGVDLLVTRKGAIRAGSGEYGIIPGSMGTSSYIVKGLGNAAAFNSASHGAGRRMSRNAAKRRFTLKDLEEQTRGVECRKDAGVIDEIPAAYKPIEQVMERQRDLVEVVAKLKQVVCVKG from the coding sequence ATGCCGTACACCGAACTGCCCGGAGCCCGCGTACCGATCCGGATGTGGGCCGACCCGGCCGAGGTCGACCCGGGCGCGCTCGACCAGCTCCGCAACACCGCGACGCTCCCGTGGATCGCGGGCCTCGCCGTCATGCCCGACGTGCACTACGGCAAGGGCGCGACGGTCGGCTCGGTGATCGCGATGCGCGACGCGGTGTGCCCGGCGGCGGTCGGCGTGGACATCGGCTGCGGGATGTCGGCGGTCCGCACCTCGCTGACCGCGAACGACCTCCCCGGCGACCTGTCCCACCTGCGCGCCCGCATCGAGCAGGCGATCCCGGTCGGGCGCGGGATGCACGCGTCCCCCGTCGACCCGGGCCGGCTCCACGGCTTCCCGACCGCCGGGTGGGAGGACTTCTGGTCGCGCTTCGGCACGGTCGCCGAGGCCGTGCGCTTCCGCCGCGAGCGGGCGGGCCAGCAGATGGGGACGCTCGGTTCGGGCAACCACATGATCGAGTTCTGCCTCGACTCGGAGGACCAGGTGTGGCTCATGCTCCACTCGGGCTCCCGCAACATCGGCAAGGAACTCGCCGAGCACCACATCGGCATCGCGCAGGCCCTCCCGCACAACCAGGGCCTCGTCGACCGCGACCTCGCCGTCTTCCTCGCGCGGACGCCGCAGATGGCCGCGTACCGCAACGACCTCTACTGGGCGCAGGAGTACGCGAAGCACAACCGCGCGGTGATGATGGGGCTCTTCAAGGACGTCGTCCGCAAGGAGTTCAAGAAGGCGAAGCCGGTCTTCGAGCAGGAGATCAGCTGCCACCACAACTACGTGGCGGAGGAGCGCTACGAGGGCGTGGACCTGCTCGTGACGCGCAAGGGCGCGATCCGGGCGGGCAGCGGGGAGTACGGGATCATCCCGGGTTCGATGGGGACGTCCTCGTACATCGTGAAGGGCCTCGGCAACGCCGCCGCGTTCAACTCTGCCTCGCACGGCGCGGGCCGCCGGATGAGCCGCAACGCGGCGAAGCGGCGCTTCACGCTCAAGGACCTGGAGGAGCAGACGCGCGGCGTCGAGTGCCGCAAGGACGCGGGCGTCATCGACGAGATCCCGGCCGCGTACAAGCCGATCGAGCAGGTCATGGAGCGGCAGCGGGACCTCGTGGAGGTCGTCGCGAAGCTCAAGCAGGTGGTGTGCGTGAAGGGGTGA